Proteins found in one Candidatus Zixiibacteriota bacterium genomic segment:
- a CDS encoding GNAT family N-acetyltransferase produces MRTFPRVDWLKLLSVTKNPSPYLLPEWPLFWEMMWPGTRAELWTHCNEVGAIECAVPVVRRGRFGLQMCHSLPMGTPYGPMGDDAALSGSAWLDLHKALCGRRTVEWCRTGGPSHADIKGWTVDRLGHATWIIDALAVDRESLATQWSPGHRRNVREGNARNLEFRPVRNRSDVSELIDRWQNAAHRSRIVLNRRAGPRLCDVFSTTDALLWESAWWNGRPVATALFLVHANSAVYVDGAVVREQSHGGANHALFARILASLAQRGIHTVDLGSGPGGQSTDGLDQFKRGWGARSTQRRELRCRRRWYAAMRKALGTA; encoded by the coding sequence GTGCGCACGTTTCCACGCGTCGATTGGCTCAAACTGCTGTCCGTTACCAAAAACCCTTCACCATACCTGCTCCCCGAATGGCCGCTGTTTTGGGAGATGATGTGGCCAGGCACCCGCGCAGAACTCTGGACTCATTGCAACGAGGTGGGCGCGATTGAATGCGCCGTTCCGGTCGTACGCCGAGGACGGTTCGGACTCCAGATGTGCCATTCGCTGCCGATGGGAACACCGTACGGCCCGATGGGAGATGACGCCGCACTATCGGGAAGCGCCTGGCTCGATTTGCACAAAGCGTTGTGCGGCCGAAGGACGGTCGAATGGTGCCGAACCGGTGGTCCGTCGCACGCCGACATCAAGGGGTGGACCGTCGATCGACTTGGACACGCAACCTGGATCATCGATGCACTCGCTGTGGACCGCGAAAGTTTGGCGACCCAATGGTCTCCAGGGCATCGTCGGAATGTCCGCGAAGGCAACGCACGGAATCTCGAGTTTCGCCCAGTCCGAAATCGATCTGACGTCAGCGAGTTGATCGATCGCTGGCAGAACGCGGCACACCGATCACGCATCGTCCTGAATCGGCGTGCCGGCCCGCGATTGTGTGACGTGTTCTCAACGACCGATGCACTGCTTTGGGAATCCGCGTGGTGGAACGGAAGACCGGTCGCCACCGCGCTGTTTCTGGTGCATGCAAACAGCGCCGTCTACGTCGACGGCGCTGTCGTCCGTGAGCAATCCCACGGCGGAGCCAATCATGCACTATTTGCCCGAATTCTCGCGTCATTAGCGCAGCGGGGCATTCACACGGTCGATCTGGGCTCCGGTCCGGGGGGGCAGTCCACGGACGGCTTGGATCAATTCAAACGCGGCTGGGGCGCGCGTTCCACTCAGCGTCGGGAGTTGCGTTGCCGCCGAAGGTGGTATGCGGCCATGCGAAAGGCGCTCGGGACAGCGTGA
- a CDS encoding glycosyltransferase family 4 protein, with translation MRPCERRSGQREPQCGFRFPIGCPSPLFARVLINDRPAKILILGEASVTHAQRWAQWFADRAWTTRWLSFAPISSGQPAESLGAVTGHRAWRVLRTVSKVRRIIDQFRPDIVSALFIPDYGWLAAMAGSHPVSVSAWGSDVLISPRKSPLHRWRISYVLKRADRVFADAEFLRGKLLDLDAKPDAISLIPLGVDDEWLDIAKTRPREPLSHVTVVINRRHEPLYRVETLVQSASLLSPEEQSRFRFVLIGEGSQSERLRELTHRLGVGALFECRPWLAAEQLREALSKADLYVSTSSSDGTSVSLLEAMAAGCYPVVTDIPGNREWIVDGDNGLFFEVGNADMLAERLRRAAAQPDLRERAAARNREIITRRARWIDNMTAVENAMIETIQACNSV, from the coding sequence ATGCGGCCATGCGAAAGGCGCTCGGGACAGCGTGAGCCGCAATGCGGATTCCGCTTTCCGATTGGGTGTCCCTCGCCGTTGTTTGCGCGCGTGCTCATCAACGATCGCCCGGCGAAGATTCTGATTCTCGGCGAAGCGAGCGTCACCCATGCCCAGCGATGGGCGCAGTGGTTTGCCGACCGCGCTTGGACAACGCGCTGGTTGTCGTTTGCCCCGATTTCCTCTGGTCAGCCGGCCGAGTCCCTGGGCGCGGTGACCGGACACCGCGCATGGCGAGTTCTCCGAACAGTCAGCAAAGTCCGCCGAATCATCGATCAATTCCGCCCCGATATCGTCAGCGCCCTGTTCATTCCGGACTATGGCTGGCTGGCGGCAATGGCCGGATCGCATCCTGTCAGCGTCTCCGCCTGGGGCTCCGATGTGCTGATCTCCCCGCGGAAATCCCCGCTGCACCGTTGGCGCATATCCTATGTCCTCAAACGGGCCGACCGAGTGTTCGCCGATGCCGAATTCCTGCGAGGCAAGTTGCTCGATCTGGACGCGAAGCCCGACGCCATCTCGCTGATCCCGTTGGGTGTCGATGATGAGTGGCTGGATATCGCGAAGACGCGCCCACGCGAGCCGCTCTCTCACGTAACCGTCGTGATCAACCGCCGCCACGAACCGCTGTATCGCGTCGAGACGCTCGTGCAGTCGGCATCGCTTCTCTCACCCGAAGAACAGTCGCGGTTCCGTTTCGTCCTGATCGGCGAAGGTTCGCAGTCGGAGCGCTTAAGAGAGCTGACCCATCGATTGGGAGTCGGGGCATTGTTTGAGTGCAGACCATGGTTGGCGGCCGAACAACTGCGCGAAGCGCTGTCCAAAGCCGACCTCTATGTCAGCACGTCCTCATCGGACGGAACGTCCGTGTCCCTGTTGGAAGCGATGGCAGCCGGATGCTATCCGGTCGTCACCGACATTCCCGGAAATCGCGAGTGGATTGTCGATGGCGATAATGGTCTGTTCTTTGAGGTCGGTAACGCCGACATGCTGGCCGAGCGCCTCCGTCGCGCCGCCGCGCAGCCGGATCTGCGCGAACGGGCCGCCGCGCGCAATCGCGAAATCATCACCCGGCGCGCCCGCTGGATTGACAACATGACCGCAGTCGAGAACGCCATGATCGAAACAATTCAGGCCTGTAACAGTGTCTGA
- a CDS encoding glycosyltransferase, whose product MPTHTPPRILIACYYFPPMGMGGVQRPLKFAKYLPEFGWDVTVIAPDVGSYHQFDPTLLDDLPATVRVERVKPWTPDRLPFKVRRQSSGIRGRGGIAPVLRRAWNQWTRLPDDKVFYARQACRLALRLHREKPFDVILTTSPPPSIHHVGESLRSHVIWVADFRDPWAIRAGDWGATPLHEAINQKSMQRIVRSADRLIAVNDGIAATLAQHGPAHPVEIIHNGYDESDFADTSTASARDANFTIVCPGTFSEEFSPEPIFAAVRAWKNSGTQLTVRISHVGASIGIDANAMADRCGLDAIFDEVGYLPHSQSIRAIVAADVIAIPIRDIQGSGAIVPGRIFEALRTLRPILLIAPLHGAAARLLQGVPGCWVVAPDDTGAGAAALHQIALLTRTAPVRRIADIARFDRRDQTRRLSELCALLADERRRSAGP is encoded by the coding sequence ATGCCGACGCACACGCCGCCGCGCATACTGATTGCCTGCTACTACTTCCCGCCCATGGGAATGGGGGGAGTGCAACGCCCGTTGAAGTTCGCCAAATACCTGCCGGAGTTCGGTTGGGACGTCACGGTCATCGCGCCCGACGTCGGCAGTTATCACCAGTTCGATCCCACGCTGCTGGATGATCTGCCCGCGACTGTCCGCGTCGAGCGCGTCAAACCATGGACACCGGACCGGCTCCCATTCAAAGTGCGCAGACAATCGTCCGGTATCCGGGGACGAGGCGGAATTGCGCCGGTCTTGCGGCGTGCCTGGAACCAATGGACACGTTTGCCGGACGACAAAGTCTTCTACGCGCGGCAGGCGTGCCGTCTCGCGCTACGGCTACATCGTGAGAAGCCCTTCGACGTCATCCTGACCACGTCGCCGCCGCCCTCAATACACCACGTCGGTGAAAGTCTGCGTTCACACGTCATTTGGGTCGCCGACTTTCGCGATCCCTGGGCCATTCGCGCCGGAGATTGGGGCGCGACCCCGCTGCACGAGGCGATCAATCAGAAATCGATGCAACGAATCGTGCGGTCCGCCGACCGGTTGATCGCGGTCAACGACGGCATCGCCGCAACCTTGGCGCAACATGGCCCGGCCCATCCTGTCGAGATCATTCACAATGGCTACGACGAATCCGACTTCGCGGACACGTCGACGGCGAGTGCCCGCGACGCAAACTTCACGATCGTCTGCCCCGGCACATTCAGCGAGGAGTTTTCGCCTGAGCCGATCTTCGCCGCCGTCAGGGCCTGGAAAAACTCCGGGACACAGTTGACCGTTCGAATCTCACATGTGGGAGCTTCCATCGGAATCGACGCAAACGCTATGGCGGACCGCTGCGGACTTGATGCGATCTTCGATGAAGTCGGGTACCTGCCTCATAGTCAGTCGATCCGAGCCATCGTGGCCGCGGATGTGATTGCCATTCCGATCAGGGACATTCAAGGGTCCGGCGCCATCGTGCCGGGACGCATCTTCGAAGCGCTGCGGACCTTGCGCCCGATCCTGCTGATCGCGCCATTGCATGGCGCCGCCGCGCGCCTCCTGCAAGGCGTGCCCGGATGCTGGGTCGTTGCGCCCGATGACACCGGTGCTGGAGCCGCGGCGCTTCATCAGATTGCGTTGCTGACGCGCACGGCGCCGGTCCGACGCATCGCCGACATCGCCCGATTCGACCGACGCGACCAGACGCGCCGTCTCTCGGAACTGTGTGCCTTGCTCGCGGATGAGCGCCGCAGGAGTGCCGGGCCGTGA
- a CDS encoding glycosyltransferase family 2 protein — protein MSNAICDVVIVTHNSEREIVACIESVYAASAQPLNVVVVDNASSDRTVDLIARTFPHVRLIANTTNRFYAAAGNQGAECAAGEFLVLLNPDTVLPVGGIDALFRRLKHDTGLAAVAPMLIGPDGKRQLSLRELPRLDTLWYDLLGLSLVFHGSETFGRWRMGYFDGCTSRPVEQPMASCLMIRRSVWQEVGPFDESYPMFFNDVDWCRRLKEHGGKILYDPDITVRHVGGASINRRKVRMIWMGHAAYLRYLDRLYRPRPHWRMLVWMSAPLVWLAAAVRSIWWSVKRAG, from the coding sequence GTGAGCAACGCCATCTGCGATGTCGTGATTGTTACCCACAATTCGGAGCGCGAAATCGTGGCTTGCATCGAATCCGTGTATGCCGCGAGCGCGCAGCCGCTGAATGTCGTTGTCGTCGACAACGCATCGTCCGACCGGACGGTCGATCTCATCGCGCGGACATTCCCTCACGTGCGGTTGATCGCCAACACGACCAATCGCTTCTACGCCGCCGCCGGCAACCAGGGCGCCGAGTGCGCGGCTGGAGAGTTTTTGGTCCTGCTCAATCCCGATACTGTCCTGCCGGTCGGCGGTATCGATGCACTGTTCCGGCGCTTGAAGCACGATACCGGACTGGCAGCCGTCGCGCCGATGCTGATCGGTCCCGATGGGAAGCGGCAGTTGTCACTGCGCGAACTGCCGCGGCTGGATACTTTGTGGTACGACCTTCTGGGTTTGTCCCTTGTGTTTCACGGATCGGAAACATTCGGACGCTGGCGCATGGGCTACTTCGACGGCTGCACATCCCGGCCGGTCGAACAACCGATGGCCAGTTGCCTGATGATCAGAAGATCAGTTTGGCAGGAAGTGGGGCCATTCGATGAATCGTACCCGATGTTCTTCAACGATGTCGATTGGTGCCGTCGCCTCAAGGAGCACGGCGGGAAGATCCTCTACGACCCCGACATCACCGTCCGGCACGTCGGTGGCGCATCGATCAATCGGCGCAAGGTGAGGATGATCTGGATGGGGCATGCGGCATACCTGCGCTATCTGGATCGCTTGTACCGTCCGCGCCCGCATTGGCGGATGCTCGTCTGGATGTCCGCGCCGCTCGTCTGGCTGGCGGCCGCGGTGCGTTCGATTTGGTGGAGTGTCAAACGCGCAGGGTAG
- a CDS encoding C25 family cysteine peptidase produces the protein MVRGWVLCRVLLITIATVGTSRPALASGPIYELVHHDTPDFHESGSGMLSLTAGSEVPGTLGEPDLAWKTLVVPGAVATDELRLEILESDTLEINGQLAPWSGDMPTSDTATAPIRLSPSPEVYGIDRWYPDAPVSVLSSGAVGETAVTALAWCPYRYNPGRNQLIVIRRAALTVSQGGEADPISPPCDTLNPYDMLASLARQQLETAPNIPPSRIPGVPSPPDWTWPGDLPLGIEYVVITKSAFKNTLRPLAEWKARRGLAAGVATIEAIVAQYGGEDQAAQIRNYIAAAHSQGLKWVVLGGDETVVPIRYAYAGFDSDPGSPYNLQVCDLYFVELNGDWDADGDGIYGEISGDNPQIYPELYVGRLLFSTAAEANTIVQKIIAYERGPLDDSYLTKSLHICADQMRDWSGGGQHQLVADAGPSYWSDDLTSMVENPSGDAPAPSAPSGADLPGLLSAGAGWVNYYVHGSHDRFVVRSSGLNESALSYVFTFGTVGDGNGHLNTIPATPRPGIHVSAACDQGAFDTDSPPMSGSTAECVAERLLLTPLGGAVAFIGQSRWGWVSSSWKLSQKFYQYVADGQTPNHVGVYQTLAKLAYPGYRDLIYGNNLHGDPEMPVWKDRPRSLTVEAPSSFFPGYGLGTVTVREGDSPVAGALVTVAGSEGVWNAGVTGGSGSVDIDWAMPSDHDIIITASKPEHRLVVDTIPVSIITDVNDGDKIRPERFSLGANYPNPFNAGTVIPFELAASDRVSLAVYNVLGHKVRTLCDQTESAGAHRVAFDGNDDNGSPLGTGVYFVRLAQGAETRVRKLVLLR, from the coding sequence ATGGTCCGCGGTTGGGTGCTTTGCAGGGTTTTGCTGATTACAATTGCCACGGTCGGGACTTCGCGTCCGGCTCTGGCCTCCGGCCCAATCTACGAACTCGTCCATCACGACACTCCCGACTTCCACGAGTCCGGCAGCGGCATGCTTTCGCTGACCGCGGGCTCGGAGGTTCCGGGGACCCTGGGCGAGCCGGATTTGGCATGGAAGACCCTTGTGGTGCCTGGGGCAGTGGCCACTGACGAACTGCGACTTGAGATCCTCGAATCGGATACGCTGGAGATCAACGGTCAACTCGCGCCGTGGTCCGGAGACATGCCGACCTCAGACACGGCCACAGCGCCGATACGACTGTCACCCAGCCCGGAGGTTTATGGGATCGACCGCTGGTATCCGGACGCGCCGGTTAGTGTGTTGTCGAGCGGTGCAGTCGGCGAGACCGCGGTCACCGCCCTCGCCTGGTGCCCGTATCGATACAACCCGGGCCGGAATCAACTCATCGTGATCCGACGTGCGGCGCTCACGGTCAGTCAGGGAGGCGAAGCCGACCCGATCAGCCCGCCATGCGACACATTGAACCCGTATGACATGCTCGCATCACTCGCCCGTCAACAACTGGAGACGGCCCCCAACATCCCGCCGTCGAGGATCCCCGGTGTCCCATCCCCGCCGGACTGGACCTGGCCGGGCGATCTGCCGTTGGGAATCGAATATGTCGTGATTACCAAGTCCGCATTCAAAAACACGTTGCGTCCGCTGGCGGAGTGGAAGGCGCGGCGCGGGTTGGCGGCTGGCGTAGCGACGATTGAGGCAATCGTGGCGCAGTACGGCGGTGAGGACCAGGCGGCGCAGATTCGCAATTACATCGCCGCGGCCCACAGCCAGGGACTGAAGTGGGTGGTGCTGGGCGGCGATGAGACGGTCGTACCGATTCGTTACGCCTATGCGGGCTTCGACTCCGATCCCGGCAGTCCGTACAATCTGCAAGTTTGCGATCTGTACTTTGTCGAGTTAAACGGCGACTGGGATGCCGACGGCGACGGCATCTACGGCGAGATCTCCGGCGACAACCCGCAAATCTATCCGGAGTTGTATGTCGGCCGACTGCTGTTTTCGACGGCTGCCGAGGCCAACACGATTGTCCAGAAGATCATCGCGTATGAGCGCGGGCCGCTCGACGACTCCTATCTGACGAAGTCATTGCACATCTGCGCCGACCAGATGCGCGACTGGAGCGGCGGCGGGCAGCACCAGTTGGTCGCCGACGCGGGGCCATCGTACTGGAGCGACGATCTGACATCGATGGTTGAAAACCCGTCGGGAGATGCGCCGGCCCCCAGCGCACCCAGCGGTGCGGACTTACCGGGGCTGTTGTCGGCCGGCGCCGGCTGGGTCAATTACTATGTCCACGGCAGCCATGATCGGTTTGTCGTGCGCTCCAGCGGGTTGAACGAAAGCGCCCTTTCGTATGTCTTCACTTTCGGTACAGTCGGTGACGGCAACGGGCACCTGAACACGATCCCGGCGACGCCGCGTCCGGGAATTCATGTCTCGGCGGCGTGCGATCAGGGGGCATTCGACACCGACTCCCCGCCGATGAGCGGTTCGACGGCGGAGTGCGTTGCCGAACGGCTGCTGTTGACGCCGCTGGGCGGGGCGGTCGCATTCATCGGGCAGTCGCGCTGGGGTTGGGTGTCATCGTCGTGGAAACTGTCGCAAAAGTTTTATCAGTATGTGGCCGATGGGCAGACGCCGAATCATGTCGGTGTCTACCAGACGCTCGCCAAGCTCGCCTATCCGGGATACCGCGATCTGATTTATGGCAACAATCTTCATGGTGATCCGGAGATGCCGGTCTGGAAGGATCGGCCACGCTCCCTCACGGTCGAAGCACCGTCGTCGTTTTTCCCGGGATATGGTTTGGGCACTGTCACTGTCCGCGAAGGCGACTCACCGGTTGCAGGAGCGCTGGTGACCGTCGCCGGGAGCGAGGGAGTTTGGAACGCGGGGGTCACGGGCGGCTCCGGGAGTGTCGACATCGACTGGGCGATGCCGTCGGACCACGACATCATCATCACCGCGAGCAAACCCGAGCATCGCTTGGTTGTGGACACGATTCCGGTATCGATCATCACAGATGTCAACGATGGGGACAAGATACGGCCCGAACGCTTTTCGTTGGGGGCGAACTACCCCAATCCGTTCAATGCAGGGACGGTCATCCCCTTCGAACTGGCGGCATCGGATCGTGTATCCCTGGCTGTGTACAACGTGCTGGGGCACAAAGTCCGCACACTGTGCGATCAGACCGAATCCGCCGGTGCGCATCGAGTCGCATTCGACGGAAACGATGATAACGGGAGTCCGTTGGGCACCGGTGTCTATTTTGTGCGGTTAGCGCAGGGGGCCGAGACACGTGTGAGAAAGCTGGTCTTGTTGAGGTAG
- the rsmH gene encoding 16S rRNA (cytosine(1402)-N(4))-methyltransferase RsmH, whose amino-acid sequence MTAAEGTGASGSRHRPVLVDAVVRELIVGPGDYLDATVGDGGHAEAMLTVLRGQGRVIGLDRDAAAIAGVQTRLAQFGDRLIAVHADYRNLADVIETLGVRQLTGALFDLGLSTPQIDDPRRGFAYRFEGSLDLRFDQTHGVTASEWINRAGERELTGTLREYGEERHARRLARGIIATRRRARVETTGQLNDVIRSVVGAHGAAFGRTAARVYQALRIKVNDELAAIPRGINAALEYLRPGGRAAVIAYHSLEDRLVKQIFRSDVRGRPLHRRVIRPDQDEIAANPRAKAARLRVFERTGEAAFDEGTR is encoded by the coding sequence GTGACGGCCGCAGAGGGGACCGGAGCGTCCGGCAGCCGGCATCGTCCGGTGTTAGTCGACGCCGTCGTGCGCGAGTTGATCGTTGGACCGGGAGATTATCTGGATGCGACAGTCGGCGATGGAGGGCACGCCGAGGCAATGTTGACGGTGCTGAGGGGGCAGGGACGCGTCATTGGGCTGGACCGCGACGCCGCCGCGATCGCAGGGGTGCAAACGCGGCTGGCGCAGTTCGGTGACCGGTTAATTGCCGTCCACGCCGACTATCGCAATCTCGCGGATGTGATCGAAACGCTGGGCGTCCGTCAACTGACGGGCGCCCTCTTCGATCTGGGGCTCTCGACGCCGCAAATTGACGATCCGCGACGCGGTTTCGCATACCGATTCGAGGGGTCGCTGGATCTGCGTTTCGATCAAACGCACGGTGTCACCGCATCGGAGTGGATCAACCGCGCGGGCGAGCGCGAACTCACCGGAACACTCAGGGAGTACGGAGAAGAGCGTCACGCGCGGCGTCTGGCGCGCGGCATTATTGCGACGCGTCGTCGCGCGCGCGTCGAAACCACCGGGCAGCTCAACGACGTCATTCGTTCCGTCGTCGGCGCGCATGGCGCCGCTTTCGGACGGACCGCGGCGCGAGTCTATCAGGCGCTGCGCATCAAAGTCAACGATGAGCTGGCCGCGATTCCCCGGGGAATCAATGCGGCACTTGAGTATCTGCGTCCTGGCGGTCGAGCTGCAGTGATCGCGTATCACTCGCTGGAGGATCGCCTCGTCAAGCAAATATTCAGGTCCGACGTGCGCGGGCGTCCGTTGCATCGACGCGTCATTCGGCCCGACCAGGACGAAATCGCCGCCAACCCGCGCGCGAAGGCGGCGCGACTCCGGGTCTTCGAGCGCACGGGTGAGGCGGCGTTCGACGAGGGGACACGATGA
- the ftsL gene encoding cell division protein FtsL, translating to MKRSRRRRIHLRWWLLAFGLATMAVWQRYAVVKLGEDVDHRQREITELTRVRDDLLAETAVLSSRERIEAIAVNRLGMKPTTAKQRREIPIDAVNPPASPNDVSITEKL from the coding sequence ATGAAACGCAGCCGTCGCCGTCGTATTCACCTGCGCTGGTGGCTGTTGGCGTTCGGACTGGCCACGATGGCGGTTTGGCAACGCTACGCCGTCGTCAAGCTGGGCGAGGATGTCGATCATCGGCAACGTGAGATCACCGAATTGACTCGCGTGCGTGATGACCTGTTGGCCGAAACCGCCGTACTCAGCTCCCGTGAGCGCATCGAGGCCATTGCCGTCAATCGATTAGGGATGAAACCGACCACGGCGAAGCAGCGGCGTGAGATTCCGATTGATGCCGTCAACCCGCCTGCGTCGCCCAATGACGTTTCGATCACGGAGAAACTCTAA
- a CDS encoding penicillin-binding transpeptidase domain-containing protein, with protein MRQGGSGRELARTFVRRRRLLLIAAVCVWGGVWARAFQLQVLHQSDLSLAAVEQSDRLVRLAAPRGDIVDSKGRHLALNVARRSYFAYPDRETSTATLALKFASVRGTNVQSLRSQWARRDDRFTWMIRRCDAQTASRIDGWELPGVHPTWEFDREYPSQPSGCAGAIGFANADLIGAAGLELYYDDALRGRDGEGVFLSDAVGRRFRVDPIAGRKPISGARLHLTLDLWWQSVLSDELTQAVAKWKARSGCALLMDPYTGAILAMADVNPHGPSTRDLKSRLVSDVFEPGSTFKLVTFAAALSDGAVHLGEYFDGGDGVGVFSGRRIRDDKKHGVLSAREAFTVSSNVITGRVANQLAPGRLDYWVRRFGFGEPTGIDLPGESGGRIAIQRRSDFNIAQRAIGHGIAVTPIQLATAFAAVANGGYRVRPHLARSIEYPDSVTTDIGTHGTRILSPDVASLMAELMAGVVREGTARTIYDDEYPIAGKTGTAEKPDPVTGGYDKNKYMASFVGFYPADKPQILGLVILDEPEPIHYGGHTAAPVLLNTIRRGTAQSRLDPAQQNLPSKSRFSEDSADWSHRLVASVAPWISPKEAFAAPSADEGDNSSERSGLPGSETGWSRLGLTPVRETNADVTEPDVWPEVTGMNLKDALSTLRAHGALAEFSGSGVVIAQTPDAETPMTGDRTCRLQLQ; from the coding sequence ATGAGACAAGGGGGGAGCGGTCGCGAGTTGGCGCGCACATTCGTGCGACGGCGTCGGCTGCTGTTGATCGCCGCGGTTTGTGTTTGGGGGGGCGTTTGGGCTCGTGCCTTTCAATTGCAGGTCCTGCACCAATCCGATCTGTCATTGGCCGCCGTTGAACAAAGCGACCGACTCGTGCGCCTCGCGGCGCCGCGTGGCGACATCGTCGATTCCAAGGGCCGACACCTGGCGCTCAATGTCGCGCGCCGCTCGTACTTTGCGTATCCGGACCGCGAGACCTCGACCGCAACGCTGGCATTGAAGTTTGCCTCGGTTCGCGGGACCAACGTCCAGTCTCTCAGGAGTCAGTGGGCTCGGCGCGATGATCGTTTCACCTGGATGATTCGCCGTTGCGATGCCCAGACGGCATCACGCATCGACGGTTGGGAGTTGCCGGGCGTCCATCCGACCTGGGAGTTTGATCGCGAATATCCGTCCCAGCCGTCCGGATGTGCGGGGGCCATCGGCTTTGCCAATGCGGATTTGATCGGCGCGGCCGGTTTGGAGTTGTACTACGACGACGCTCTGCGGGGACGCGACGGCGAGGGCGTGTTCCTCTCCGACGCCGTTGGACGGCGCTTTCGTGTTGATCCGATTGCCGGTCGCAAGCCGATCAGCGGCGCCCGTCTGCATCTGACCCTCGATCTGTGGTGGCAATCGGTCCTCTCCGACGAGTTGACGCAGGCGGTCGCCAAATGGAAGGCAAGATCGGGATGCGCCCTGTTGATGGACCCCTACACCGGGGCCATCCTCGCCATGGCCGATGTCAATCCGCATGGGCCGTCCACCCGCGATTTGAAAAGCCGCCTGGTATCGGATGTATTCGAGCCGGGTTCGACATTCAAGCTGGTCACGTTTGCGGCGGCGTTGTCCGACGGCGCGGTGCACCTCGGAGAATACTTCGACGGCGGTGACGGGGTCGGGGTGTTCTCCGGGCGCCGCATACGTGACGACAAGAAGCACGGTGTGCTCTCGGCACGGGAAGCGTTTACGGTCTCTTCCAACGTCATCACGGGGCGGGTCGCCAACCAACTTGCGCCCGGCCGCCTCGACTACTGGGTCCGTCGGTTCGGATTCGGCGAGCCCACGGGGATCGATCTGCCGGGCGAATCCGGCGGTCGCATTGCCATCCAACGCCGTTCCGACTTCAACATCGCGCAGCGGGCCATCGGGCACGGCATCGCGGTCACGCCGATTCAGTTGGCCACGGCCTTCGCCGCGGTCGCCAATGGCGGCTACCGGGTGCGCCCCCATCTGGCGCGGTCAATCGAGTATCCCGACAGCGTTACGACCGACATCGGGACACACGGTACGCGCATCCTCTCGCCGGACGTGGCATCGCTGATGGCGGAGTTAATGGCCGGCGTCGTGCGCGAAGGAACCGCCAGGACGATCTACGATGACGAGTATCCGATTGCCGGAAAGACCGGCACCGCCGAGAAACCCGATCCCGTCACCGGCGGGTACGACAAAAACAAATACATGGCCTCGTTCGTCGGATTCTATCCAGCGGATAAGCCGCAAATCCTCGGTTTGGTCATTCTCGACGAGCCCGAGCCGATCCACTACGGCGGGCATACGGCGGCGCCGGTCTTGTTGAACACGATCCGCCGTGGCACCGCGCAATCGCGTCTCGATCCCGCGCAGCAAAACCTGCCGTCGAAGTCGCGTTTCAGTGAAGACTCTGCCGACTGGTCGCACCGCCTGGTGGCGTCGGTCGCGCCCTGGATCAGCCCAAAGGAAGCGTTCGCGGCGCCATCGGCCGATGAAGGAGACAATTCGTCCGAACGATCAGGCCTTCCCGGTAGTGAAACAGGGTGGAGCCGTCTGGGTCTGACGCCTGTCCGCGAAACCAACGCGGATGTTACCGAGCCCGATGTCTGGCCGGAAGTCACTGGAATGAACTTGAAAGATGCATTGAGCACACTGCGCGCGCACGGCGCACTCGCCGAGTTTTCCGGCAGCGGCGTGGTCATCGCGCAAACCCCGGATGCCGAGACGCCGATGACGGGAGACCGGACGTGCCGGTTGCAACTGCAATGA